In Primulina eburnea isolate SZY01 chromosome 3, ASM2296580v1, whole genome shotgun sequence, one DNA window encodes the following:
- the LOC140827832 gene encoding uncharacterized protein, translating to MMEQETTLQLLKNIVPAAQNNISTKFIVLDKGTVVLEGQQKTCLALVADETASVHFQFWGDECDAFEGGDILILVNGIFSYSRSNLVLRAGKRGKVEKVGEFTMAYVETPNMSEIQWVPCPNDPKRYVQQAIISSHSRLFPPPR from the coding sequence ATGATGGAGCAAGAAACAACTCTCCAGCTTCTGAAGAACATCGTGCCAGCAGCGCAAAACAACATAAGCACCAAATTCATTGTCTTGGACAAAGGAACAGTGGTACTGGAAGGACAGCAAAAAACTTGCCTTGCCCTGGTAGCAGACGAAACAGCTTCAGTGCACTTCCAATTTTGGGGAGACGAGTGCGATGCTTTTGAGGGAGGCGACATCCTAATCCTTGTGAATGGCATCTTTTCATACAGTCGGAGCAATTTGGTGTTGAGGGCTGGTAAGAGAGGGAAGGTGGAGAAAGTGGGGGAGTTCACCATGGCTTATGTAGAGACACCCAACATGAGCGAGATACAGTGGGTGCCTTGTCCCAATGATCCGAAGAGATACGTTCAGCAAGCCATCATCTCTTCTCATTCCCGTTTGTTCCCTCCGCCACGTTGA